One window of Mesoplodon densirostris isolate mMesDen1 chromosome 15, mMesDen1 primary haplotype, whole genome shotgun sequence genomic DNA carries:
- the TXNRD2 gene encoding thioredoxin reductase 2, mitochondrial isoform X5, producing MAALWGSARRFRWRVRAVPGGARGAAGRQCYDLLVIGGGSGGLACAKEAAQLGKKVAVVDYVEPSPRGTRWGLGGTCVNVGCIPKKLMHQAALLGGMIHDASHYGWKVAQPQHDWGKMAEAVQNHVKSLNWGHRVQLQDRKVKYFNFKASFVNPHMVCGVSKGGEETLLSADHIVIATGGRPRYPTHIEGALEYGITSDDIFWLKESPGKTLVVGASYVALECAGFLTGLGLDATVMIRSVPLRAFDQQMASLVTEHMAVHGTRILRGCTPLRVERLSDGRLQVTWVDLASDKKDTGTFDTVLWAVGKP from the exons atgGCGGCGCTGTGGGGATCTGCCAGGCGCTTCCGGTGGCGCGTGCGGGCCGTGCCGGGCGGAGCGCGGGGCGCGGCAG GGCGGCAATGCTATGACCTCCTGGTGATTGGCGGGGGATCCGGCGGCCTAGCCTGTGCCAAGGAAG CTGCTCAGCTGGGGAAGAAGGTGGCCGTGGTGGACTACGTGGAGCCTTCCCCCCGAG GCACCCGGTGGGGACTTGGTGGCACCTGCGTGAACGTCGGCTGCATCCCCAAGAAGCTGATGCACCAGGCGGCGCTGCTAGGGGGCATGATCCACGATGCCTCCCACTATGGCTGGAAggtggcccagccccagcacgaCTG GGGGAAAATGGCAGAAGCCGTTCAGAACCACGTGAAGTCCCTGAACTGGGGGCACCGGGTCCAGCTGCAGGACAG aaaAGTGAAGTACTTTAACTTCAAGGCCAGCTTTGTCAACCCACACATGGTTTGTGGTGTCTCAAAAGGTGGGGAAGAG ACTCTGCTTTCAGCCGACCACATCGTCATCGCCACTGGAGGGCGGCCGAGGTACCCCACGCAC ATCGAAGGTGCCTTGGAATACGGAATTACGAGTGATGACATCTTCTGGCTGAAGGAGTCCCCTGGAAAAAC GTTGGTGGTTGGGGCCAGCT ACGTGGCCCTGGAGTGTGCTGGCTTCCTCACTGGGCTCGGCCTGGATGCCACTGTCATGATACGCAGTGTCCCTCTCCGGGCCTTCGACCAG CAAATGGCTTCCTTGGTCACAGAGCACATGGCGGTTCATGGCACCCGAATCCTGAGGGGCTGCACCCCCTTGAGGGTGGAGAGGCTCTCAGACGGGCGGCTCCAGGTCACCTGGGTGGACCTCGCCTCCGACAAGAAGGACACAGGCACCTTTGACACCGTCCTCTGGGCCGTAG GTAAGCCTTGA
- the TXNRD2 gene encoding thioredoxin reductase 2, mitochondrial isoform X2 → MAALWGSARRFRWRVRAVPGGARGAAGRQCYDLLVIGGGSGGLACAKEAAQLGKKVAVVDYVEPSPRGTRWGLGGTCVNVGCIPKKLMHQAALLGGMIHDASHYGWKVAQPQHDWGKMAEAVQNHVKSLNWGHRVQLQDRKVKYFNFKASFVNPHMVCGVSKGGEETLLSADHIVIATGGRPRYPTHIEGALEYGITSDDIFWLKESPGKTLVVGASYVALECAGFLTGLGLDATVMIRSVPLRAFDQQMASLVTEHMAVHGTRILRGCTPLRVERLSDGRLQVTWVDLASDKKDTGTFDTVLWAVARGSLRAEPGHSSPIWAWALSPCGHQTCYLAPQHLASVLSPQRACPPAFVHPGCPGPRVPGGGPRQQCTSEKLRCSE, encoded by the exons atgGCGGCGCTGTGGGGATCTGCCAGGCGCTTCCGGTGGCGCGTGCGGGCCGTGCCGGGCGGAGCGCGGGGCGCGGCAG GGCGGCAATGCTATGACCTCCTGGTGATTGGCGGGGGATCCGGCGGCCTAGCCTGTGCCAAGGAAG CTGCTCAGCTGGGGAAGAAGGTGGCCGTGGTGGACTACGTGGAGCCTTCCCCCCGAG GCACCCGGTGGGGACTTGGTGGCACCTGCGTGAACGTCGGCTGCATCCCCAAGAAGCTGATGCACCAGGCGGCGCTGCTAGGGGGCATGATCCACGATGCCTCCCACTATGGCTGGAAggtggcccagccccagcacgaCTG GGGGAAAATGGCAGAAGCCGTTCAGAACCACGTGAAGTCCCTGAACTGGGGGCACCGGGTCCAGCTGCAGGACAG aaaAGTGAAGTACTTTAACTTCAAGGCCAGCTTTGTCAACCCACACATGGTTTGTGGTGTCTCAAAAGGTGGGGAAGAG ACTCTGCTTTCAGCCGACCACATCGTCATCGCCACTGGAGGGCGGCCGAGGTACCCCACGCAC ATCGAAGGTGCCTTGGAATACGGAATTACGAGTGATGACATCTTCTGGCTGAAGGAGTCCCCTGGAAAAAC GTTGGTGGTTGGGGCCAGCT ACGTGGCCCTGGAGTGTGCTGGCTTCCTCACTGGGCTCGGCCTGGATGCCACTGTCATGATACGCAGTGTCCCTCTCCGGGCCTTCGACCAG CAAATGGCTTCCTTGGTCACAGAGCACATGGCGGTTCATGGCACCCGAATCCTGAGGGGCTGCACCCCCTTGAGGGTGGAGAGGCTCTCAGACGGGCGGCTCCAGGTCACCTGGGTGGACCTCGCCTCCGACAAGAAGGACACAGGCACCTTTGACACCGTCCTCTGGGCCGTAG CCCGTGGGTCTCTTCGTGCTGAGCCCGGTCACTCGTCCCCAATCTGGGCCTGGGCTCTGAGTCCGTGTGGTCATCAGACTTGTTATCTGGCTCCACAGCACTTGGCGAGTGTGCTGAGCCCTCAGAGGGCCTGTCCCCCAGCGTTTGTCCACCCCGGCTGCCCAGGCCCCCGCGTCCCCGGAGGTGGGCCCAGGCAGCAGTGCACTTCTGAGAAGCTGAGATGCTCAGAGTAG
- the TXNRD2 gene encoding thioredoxin reductase 2, mitochondrial isoform X3 produces MAALWGSARRFRWRVRAVPGGARGAAGRQCYDLLVIGGGSGGLACAKEAAQLGKKVAVVDYVEPSPRGTRWGLGGTCVNVGCIPKKLMHQAALLGGMIHDASHYGWKVAQPQHDWGKMAEAVQNHVKSLNWGHRVQLQDRKVKYFNFKASFVNPHMVCGVSKGGEETLLSADHIVIATGGRPRYPTHIEGALEYGITSDDIFWLKESPGKTLVVGASYVALECAGFLTGLGLDATVMIRSVPLRAFDQQMASLVTEHMAVHGTRILRGCTPLRVERLSDGRLQVTWVDLASDKKDTGTFDTVLWAVGMVSVFILPCFQPVGLFVLSPVTRPQSGPGL; encoded by the exons atgGCGGCGCTGTGGGGATCTGCCAGGCGCTTCCGGTGGCGCGTGCGGGCCGTGCCGGGCGGAGCGCGGGGCGCGGCAG GGCGGCAATGCTATGACCTCCTGGTGATTGGCGGGGGATCCGGCGGCCTAGCCTGTGCCAAGGAAG CTGCTCAGCTGGGGAAGAAGGTGGCCGTGGTGGACTACGTGGAGCCTTCCCCCCGAG GCACCCGGTGGGGACTTGGTGGCACCTGCGTGAACGTCGGCTGCATCCCCAAGAAGCTGATGCACCAGGCGGCGCTGCTAGGGGGCATGATCCACGATGCCTCCCACTATGGCTGGAAggtggcccagccccagcacgaCTG GGGGAAAATGGCAGAAGCCGTTCAGAACCACGTGAAGTCCCTGAACTGGGGGCACCGGGTCCAGCTGCAGGACAG aaaAGTGAAGTACTTTAACTTCAAGGCCAGCTTTGTCAACCCACACATGGTTTGTGGTGTCTCAAAAGGTGGGGAAGAG ACTCTGCTTTCAGCCGACCACATCGTCATCGCCACTGGAGGGCGGCCGAGGTACCCCACGCAC ATCGAAGGTGCCTTGGAATACGGAATTACGAGTGATGACATCTTCTGGCTGAAGGAGTCCCCTGGAAAAAC GTTGGTGGTTGGGGCCAGCT ACGTGGCCCTGGAGTGTGCTGGCTTCCTCACTGGGCTCGGCCTGGATGCCACTGTCATGATACGCAGTGTCCCTCTCCGGGCCTTCGACCAG CAAATGGCTTCCTTGGTCACAGAGCACATGGCGGTTCATGGCACCCGAATCCTGAGGGGCTGCACCCCCTTGAGGGTGGAGAGGCTCTCAGACGGGCGGCTCCAGGTCACCTGGGTGGACCTCGCCTCCGACAAGAAGGACACAGGCACCTTTGACACCGTCCTCTGGGCCGTAG GGATGGTCAGTGTCTTCATTCTCCCGTGTTTCCAGCCCGTGGGTCTCTTCGTGCTGAGCCCGGTCACTCGTCCCCAATCTGGGCCTGGGCTCTGA
- the TXNRD2 gene encoding thioredoxin reductase 2, mitochondrial isoform X4 — MAALWGSARRFRWRVRAVPGGARGAAGRQCYDLLVIGGGSGGLACAKEAAQLGKKVAVVDYVEPSPRGTRWGLGGTCVNVGCIPKKLMHQAALLGGMIHDASHYGWKVAQPQHDWGKMAEAVQNHVKSLNWGHRVQLQDRKVKYFNFKASFVNPHMVCGVSKGGEETLLSADHIVIATGGRPRYPTHIEGALEYGITSDDIFWLKESPGKTLVVGASYVALECAGFLTGLGLDATVMIRSVPLRAFDQQMASLVTEHMAVHGTRILRGCTPLRVERLSDGRLQVTWVDLASDKKDTGTFDTVLWAVALLVLEMKTKEELWMVGRRQLGIRWGD, encoded by the exons atgGCGGCGCTGTGGGGATCTGCCAGGCGCTTCCGGTGGCGCGTGCGGGCCGTGCCGGGCGGAGCGCGGGGCGCGGCAG GGCGGCAATGCTATGACCTCCTGGTGATTGGCGGGGGATCCGGCGGCCTAGCCTGTGCCAAGGAAG CTGCTCAGCTGGGGAAGAAGGTGGCCGTGGTGGACTACGTGGAGCCTTCCCCCCGAG GCACCCGGTGGGGACTTGGTGGCACCTGCGTGAACGTCGGCTGCATCCCCAAGAAGCTGATGCACCAGGCGGCGCTGCTAGGGGGCATGATCCACGATGCCTCCCACTATGGCTGGAAggtggcccagccccagcacgaCTG GGGGAAAATGGCAGAAGCCGTTCAGAACCACGTGAAGTCCCTGAACTGGGGGCACCGGGTCCAGCTGCAGGACAG aaaAGTGAAGTACTTTAACTTCAAGGCCAGCTTTGTCAACCCACACATGGTTTGTGGTGTCTCAAAAGGTGGGGAAGAG ACTCTGCTTTCAGCCGACCACATCGTCATCGCCACTGGAGGGCGGCCGAGGTACCCCACGCAC ATCGAAGGTGCCTTGGAATACGGAATTACGAGTGATGACATCTTCTGGCTGAAGGAGTCCCCTGGAAAAAC GTTGGTGGTTGGGGCCAGCT ACGTGGCCCTGGAGTGTGCTGGCTTCCTCACTGGGCTCGGCCTGGATGCCACTGTCATGATACGCAGTGTCCCTCTCCGGGCCTTCGACCAG CAAATGGCTTCCTTGGTCACAGAGCACATGGCGGTTCATGGCACCCGAATCCTGAGGGGCTGCACCCCCTTGAGGGTGGAGAGGCTCTCAGACGGGCGGCTCCAGGTCACCTGGGTGGACCTCGCCTCCGACAAGAAGGACACAGGCACCTTTGACACCGTCCTCTGGGCCGTAG CGCTCCTCGTTCTGGAAATGAAAACCAAGGAAGAGCTGTGGATGGTGGGTCGCAGGCAGCTGGGTATTCGTTGGGGAGACTAG